The DNA window CATCGGCGCGACCAGCCTCACCGACAAGACGCTGCTGCTGCTGCGGGCCTTCGCGCGCGCGAAAGCGGGCTTCGATCCCATGACGGCCTCTCAGGTCGCCTCGGTGCCGAGTCCGACGATGGAGCAGTTCATGACCCGGGGGGAGATTCAGGCGGGTCTCCCCTTCTGGCACCACGGGGCGCGGATGGTGAGCGGCGGGAAGTACCGCCAGCTCATCTCCACGGGCGAGTTGCTGCGCGGCCTGGGCCTCAAGCCCGACGTGCCGCTGCTCTACCTCGTCGCGCGCAACGACACCGACCCAGGGACGCTGCGCCTCTTCGTGAAGGCCGTCCTCCTCGCCGAGGAGCGGATGAGGCGGGACGACGGGTACTGGGACGCGATGTTGAAAGAGGGCCTGTACAACCTGCCCGACCGCGCGCAGCTCCCTGCCCTGCGCGCCCAGTGGGCCGCCGGGTTGCCAAAGGGGTGGAGCGCCGCCGACCTGAACAACACCCTGCTCCTGACCCGGAAGATGATCGAGGTGGCGGGCCCCGACGTGGTGGGCCTGACCCGGCTCGACACCCGCGCCTTCAACACCCGCTTCCGGCCCTGAGCGATGCAACGCGTCCAGCCCCGCCGCGCCCAGGCCGCGCCCGCCCGCCGCGTGCGGTGGGGACGCTGGGCGCTGCCTACCCTGGGGCTGGGGCTGCTCGTCCTCGCGTGGCCGCTGGCGAGCGCGGCGCTGGGACCGGACGTGTTCCCGGGGCTGGGCGACACCCTACGGTTCCTGGCGCGGGAGGCCGAGCGCGGCACCCTCTGGACGAACGTGGGGATCACGCTCTGGCGGGTGATCGCCGCCTTTGCCCTCGCGTTGCTGCTCGGGGCGCCGCTGGGATGGGCGCTCGGCACGCATCCGCGCTTCGCGGCGCTGGCGTCGCCCTGGCTGGCGGTCGGGCTGACGGTGCCGCGCATCCTGATCCTGCTCGCGGCGTACCTCGTCGTGGGGCTCAACGAGCGGGCGCTCGTCGCGGCGATCACCTTGATCCTGCTGCCCACCGTCGCGGTTCAGGTCAGGGAGGGGGTGCGGTCGCTCGACCCCCGCCTGGCCGACATGGCGCGGGCGTTCCGGGTGTCACCGGGGCGGACGTTGAGGCACGTCACGCTGCCGCAACTGTGGCCCTCGCTGCTCGGGGCAGCGCGGGTCACCCTCAGCCTCTCGTGGAAGATGGTCGTCTTCGGCGAGGTGTTCGGGCGCACGAGCGGCGTGGGGTACATGATCGCCTTCTATTTCCAGCAGTTCGAGATGCGCGGCATCCTCGCCTACGGGCTGGTGATGACGCTGGTCCTGTCGGCCATCGACTACGGGCTCGCGGCGCTGGGAGAGCGGGTCTTCGCGTGGCGGAGGGCGGCGTGACGGGATCGCTCGACTTCCGGGACGTGACCGTGCGGTACGGGTCCGCCCCTCCCGTCCTCGCCGGGTTGAACCTCAGCGTGCGGCCCGGGGAGGTCGTCGCCGTCATCGGGCGCAGCGGGTGCGGCAAGACGACGCTGCTGCACCTCGCCGCCGGGCTTCTCAAGGCCCAGGGGGGAACGGTGGCGTTCGGCGGGGAGGCCCGCACCGGGTACGTCTTTCAGGACGCGCGCCTTTTGCCGTGGCTCAGCGTGGGAGACAACCTGCGGCTCACGAGCCCGCCCGAGCGTCACCCCTTCATCGCGGCGGAGTTGAGCCGGGTGGGGCTGGGGGGTCTGGAGCGGCGGTATCCGGGGGAGCTGTCCCTCGGCATGGCGCAGCGGGCCGCCGTCGCCCGCGCCCTGCTGCTGCGCCCGAACCTCCTTCTCCTCGACGAGCCCTTCAGCGCCCTCGACGAGCTGACGGCGGGAGAACTGCGGGCCGAACTCGCCGGTCTGCTGCGCGAGACGCGGCCCACCACCCTGCTCGTGACCCACAATCCGTCCGAGGCGGTCTTCCTCGCGGACCGGGTGGTCGCCCTGGCCGGAACACCCGCCGCCGTGCGGGGCGAGGTCATCGTGACGCTGCCCCGCCCCCGCGACCCGGACGACCCCAGTGCCGCCGCCGTCGTGCGCGGGGTGCGCCGCCTGCTGACCAGGGAACGGGTGACCGCGTGAAGGCGGGCCGTGTCCTCCTGTTCGCCTTCCTTCTTGGCGGAGCCTCCGCACAGGGCGTCCTGCCCGGGGTGGACCTCGGTTGGCTCGCGGGCGAGCGCGGCCTCATGCTGGAGACGCTGGGGGTGACGGCGGGGCGGCTGGGGATCGCGCTGGGGGCGGGTCTGTTGATCGGCACAGCGCTCGCGGCCCTGATGCGGTCGAGCCCGCGGGTGGAGGCGTGGCTGACCCCCTGGGTCCTCGCGCTGCTCGCCGTGCCGTGGGTGCTCATCCTGGTGGCGATGAACCTGATTCCCACCCTGGGGGTGCGGGAGTCGACGGGGCTGGGGATCGCCGCCCTCGCCACCGCCGTGCAGGTCTTCGCCCTCGGGCGGCGCAAGCTGGAGGAGCGGCGCGAGGCCTACCTGCGGCGGGCGCTGTGGTACGGCTTCACGGCGGTCATGGCGGCGGAACTCCTCGCGCGCGGGGACGGTCTGGGCGCCAGGATTCGCTTCTACGCGCTGTTTACCCAGTTCGACCACCTCGCCGCCTACGTGCTCCTTGCCGCGGGGCTGTGGCTGGCCTTCGCGCTGCTGGGCCGCGTGCTGCTGAGGGTGCTGGGCCGCTCGTTCCTGGGGCGGGGGGCGTGACGGGGACGATGACCTCCCTGACCGCCCTCCTGCGCGGGGTGAGGCGGCGGGAGGCGGGGCGTCGGCGCTGGCGGCGGGTGTCGTGGGCGGCGGCTGTCGGAGTCGGCACGCTGGCGCTGCTCGGCCTCTGGCAGGTGGTCCGCGCCCCGCTGGGTTGGCCTCCAGTCTCGATACCGTTCGCGGTGGGACTGGCCGGAGGGCTGGCCGCGCTGACTTTCCTGGGGCTGGAAGTGCGGACCTCGCCGCCGACCGACCGGGAAGCCGCCCGCCTCGCCGACCGCCGCCTGGGGCTCCACGATCTCCTCGGCACGGCGCTCACCCTGCCGGAAACGGCGCAAGACCCGCTGGAGGCTGCCCTGCACACCCGCGTTCGTGCCCAGGCGGAGGAGGCGGCCCGGCCCCTGCGCGCGGCGGACGTGGTGCCTTCCCCCTCCCCAGCCTGGGGACGGTTGCCTGCCGGACTGGCCGTTCTCGCCCTCGTCCTGTGGCTGATCCCGCCCCTGCCCGCCCCCGTACAACTCGCCGCCGCCGAGGAGCCCCGTGCCCAGGCCATCCGCACGCCGGAGCCAGCCAGGACAGAGGCAGGGGGAACGGTCAATTCCTTGGCTCCTGTGACGACTCAAGCTCCTTCCGATGAGGATGCCGAGGTCGGGGAGAAGACGCCGGAGACGCCCTCCACACCCCAGGCCCAGGCGGAGACGGAGCGGCCCAGCGGCGCCGCCGAGGCGGCCACGGCGACAGGAGGACGCACCCCAGGACTCGACCGCCCGCGCGAGCCCCGAACTGCCCTCCTCACCGAACCGCGAACGTCGAGCGCAGAGGCCCGCCCGGGCGGCGGTTCCACCCGCGATACCCCCTTCGGCTCGCGGGAGAGCGGCAGCTTCGGCGAACAGGCGGCGCGGAGCAACCCGGACGCCCTCGCCGCCGCCCCCTACGACCCCGGCGGGCCGGGCAGCGAGCCGCAGCGGCAGAAAAGCGGCGGTCCCCCCGAGGAGCGGCGGGCTTCCGGAGGCCGGGGCGTGGAGAATGACGGCGACGACCGCTGCGCGCAGGACTGCCTGACGAACGACGACATGAACCGGGGCTCGGCACCCCGCGCGGCCAGGCCTCCCGCCCCCGACGACCGCAACGCGAGCGGCACGAGTGACAGCGGCGGCGGCGCGGCGGGCAGCACGAGCGGCGTGGGACTGGGCCAGGGGCGGATGGCGGAAGTGACCGTGCGCTTCCGCACGCGGCTCCTCGCGGGGAACGAGACCCAGGGGGACCGGGTGCGCGTCCTCGCGGTGCCGGGCACCTCTCCCCCGGTCGCGGACCCCGGCAGCGCCACCGCCGGACCCTGGACCCCGCAGGCCGAGCCGCCCCTCACCCCCGACGACATCCCCGCCGCCGCCCAGGACACGGTGGGCGCGTACTTCCGGAGGACCCCATGACCCACACGGCACCCGACCCCCTTCTTGCCCGCGTGGACGAGCGGCTAGACGCCCTGCGGCGCGCGAAGGTCGCCATCCACGAGGTCGTCGTCGGGCAGGGCGAGGTGGTCGATCAGGTGCTCGTGGCGCTCCTGGCGGGCGGGCACGTGCTCGTGGAGGGCGCACCCGGCATGGGCAAGACCCTGCTCGTCCGCACCGTCGCCGACGTGTTCGGGCTGAGGATGGGCCGCGTCCAGTTCACCCCCGACCTGATGCCCGCCGACATCACGGGGACGCTCGTCCTCTCCCCCGACGAGCGCGGCGTGAACCGGCTGGAGTTCATGCCCGGGCCGATCTTCGCCCAGCTCCTCCTTGCCGACGAGGTGAACCGGGCGACGCCGAAGACGCAATCCGCCCTGCTGGAGGCCATGCAGGAGGGGACCGTCACGGTGGCGGGGGAAGGCCGCCCGCTGCCCCGCCCCTTTTTCGTCCTCGCCACGCAAAATCCCATCGAGCAGGAAGGCACCTACCTGCTGCCGGAAGCGCAGCTCGACCGCTTCTTTTTCAAGGTGGACGTGCCCTTCCCCGACGCGGACGTGCTGGGCCGGATTCTGGCGCAGACGACCGGGCTGGACGCCGCACAGGCCCGCGCGTGCCTGACTCCGGTGGAGCTGCTCGACGCCCAGCGGACGGTGCGGGCGCTGCCCGTGTCGCCCGACGTGGTGGAGGCGGTCTCGCGGCTGATCGTCAGCACCCAGCCCTCGCGGCCCGAGAGCGGGGCGGAGGTGCGGCGTTACGTGCGCTTCGGGGTCAGCCCGCGCGGCGCGCAGACGCTCGTGCTCGCGGCGAAGGCGCAGGCCCTCCTGTCGGGGCGGGCCCACGTGAGCCTGACCGACGTGCGGGCGGTCCTGCTCCCCTCCCTGCGCCACCGCTTCCAGCTCAACTTCGAGGGGGTGGCCTCGGGGGTGGACAAGGACGCGCTCCTGCTCCGGCTGCTGGACGCCCAGGCCGGGTGACCATGGAGCTCCCCCCCGCCCTGCAACAGGAACTCGCCCGGCGCCGCCTGACCGCCCCCCACGCCCGCGCCCAGGGGGGCGTCGGCGAGCGGCCCTCCCGCGCGAAGGGCGCCGGGATCGAGTTCGCCGACCACCGCCCCTACCAGCCGGGGGACGACATCCGCGCGCTCGACGCCGTGGTCACCGCCCGGCTGGGCACCCCGGTCGTGCGCGAGTTCGTGGTCTCGCAGCAACTGCCTGTCCTCGTGGTGCTCGACGCGAGCGCGAGTATGCGGGTGGGACGGCCGCCGAAGTTCGGGCTGGCGGCGGGTATGGCCGGGGCGCTGGGCTTCGTGGGGCTGGCGGGGGGCGACGCGGTGCAGGCGGTGACCTTCGGCGCCGGGGTGCGCGTCTCGCCCCGGTTGCAGGGGGTCAACCGCGCGACCGAGCTGCTGGGCTGGCTGGGGCAGGCCCGCGCCGAGGGGAAAGGCACCCTGGAGGACGCCCTGGGCCGCACCGCCGCCCGCGCGCCGAAGGGGGCCCTCGTCATCCTGGTGGGCGACTTCCTCTCCGAAGACGCCGTGCGCGCCCTGGACACCCTCCACGCGCGGGGGCAGGAGGTCCTGGCCGTACAGGTCCTCGCCCCCGAGGAACTCGAACCCGAACGGTTGCGCGCCTCTCCCGGGCGGGCCGAGCCGCTGCGCCTCGACGACGCCGAGGGCGGGGGCAGCGCGGTCGTCACCCTCGACGACGCGACGCTGACGCGCTACCGCCGGGCGCTCGACGCCTGGACCGCCGAGCTGCGCGGCAGCCTCGCCCGGCACGGGGGCCGCCTCGTTCAGGTGCGTGCCGACCAGCCGCTCGGGGAGGTGGTGCTGCGTGAGTTCCTGGCACGCGGCATCGTCCGATGAATTTCAATCAGCCCGGGTGGCTGCTCCTCGCGCTGCTGGCCCTGCTGCTCGCCTTCCTGCACCGCCAGCGGCACGCGCACCGGGCGGCGGAGGTCGGCAGCCTGCACCTGTGGCGGCGGCTGGGGGCCGAACACGCGCCCGAGCAGGCCCGGCGGCCCAGGCTGAGCGCCGCGCTGCTGCTGCAACTCCTCGTGCTGGGGTTGATCGCGCTGGCCCTGGCGCGGCCCAGCCTGGGGCGGGACCCGGCGGGCGGGGCGGATACCCTCGTCCTCCTCGACGCCTCGCGGGCAATGCGGGCGACCGACGTGCGACCAGACCGCTTCACCGCCGCCGCGCGGGAGGCCGCCGGGCGGCTGGGCGGTCGGGTGACGGTGCTCCTCGTGGGCGAGCACGTCACCCCGCTCGCGGTGGGCCGGGCCGACCGGGAGGCGGTGCGGCGCTCGCTCCTCGCCTCCGGCGCGACGGACGGCCCCGCGGACTGGGAGGCGGCGGGCCGTCTCGTGCGGTCCCTGCGGGGGGAGGGGCGGCCTCGCGTCGTGGCATTCGTCGCACCGTCCACCGCCGCCCCCGCCCGCTCTGCCCTCGCCGGGTTGGGGGCGGAGGTCCGGACGGTGGGGGGTGCGGTCACGAACGCCGCCCTCACGCGCTTCGAGGTCATACCGGGGAGGGCGGAGGCCCCCTGGACCCTGCGCGGCGCCGCCCGCCTCTACGGCCCACCCGGCGAGCGCACGCTGACGGTCACGCTGGACGGTCAGCTCCTCGCGCGGCGCAGGCTGGCCCTCGCCCCGGGGGCGGAGGCGCCCTTCACGCTGACCTTCACCCCGGGGCGGGGCGGCGTGCTGCGCGCCTCGCTCGACCCCGACGCCCTCCCCGCCGACGACGCGGTGCAGGCCGTCTTGCGCCCCACCCCCGCCCCCCTGCGGGTCGCCCTGATCGGCGAGGCGGCGGGCGACGTGCGGCGGGCGCTGCTGGCCCTGCCCGGCGCCGTGCTCTCCCCCGCCGACACCCTGGACGCGGACGCCGACCTCGTGGTGGTCACGCGGCCCGGGGTGACGGGCAAGGTGAGCCGCCCGACCCTGTGGCTCAACACCCCGCGCGCGGCGGGTCCGCCCCTCACCCCGGCCGGGTGGAACGACCGCGACCCGCTGGGCCGCGGCGTCGCCTGGGCCAGCCTGACCCTGCGCTCGGCTCCCGCCCGGGTCACACCCTGGCCGGACGGAACGGCGCTGCTCTCCGCCCCGGCGGGCCCCCTGGTCGAGCGGCGGGAGGCGGGGGGCGTGCCCGAGGTGCGGGTCAACTTCCCGGTCGAGGCGGGGTCGTGGGTGCGGACGCCCGCGTGGCCCGTCTTCCTGCGCAACGTGGCCCTCGCGGCGCGGCCCGAGGCCGGGGAGCGGGTGGTCCGCCCCTGCACGGTGGGCGACCCCTGCGCCCTGCCCCCCGGTCAGCCGCTCACCGACCCGGCAGGGCAGGCCGTCGGGATCACGGAAAGCCGCTTCACCCCCTCGCGCGCGGGCGTGTACCGGATCGGGGGCGAGCCCCTGGCGGTCAACCGCCTCGCCGGGCCGGAGGCCGACCTGACCGCTTCCAGCCGGGGTGAACGGGCGGGCGGAACCCCCTCACCGACCCTGCCCACCGGACGCACCCTCCGGGTTCTGCTGCTCGGGCTGGCGCTCGCGCTTCTCCTGACCGAGGGCGTGCTGATGATCCGTGGCGAACCGGCCCTGCGCCGGGGCCGCTGGGCGGCGCTGCGGGCCCCCCAGCGGCGGATGCTGGCGCTGCACGCCCTCGCCGCCGTGCTGCTGGGGCTCGCCCTGCTCGATGTTCCGCTGCCGGGGCCGGGCCGCACGCGGGCCGCCGCGCTCGTCCTGCCCCCGGAGGAGGCGCCGCCCGCCGGGGTGCCGAACACCACGCGGGTCTGGGGCACCGCCGCTCCCCGGCTGACGCCTCCTCCCCGCGCCTCTTCCACCGGGGACCTGGCCGCCGCCCTCGAACTCGCCGCCGCGACCCTGCCCGCCGACGCGGAGCGGAGCGTGCTCCTGATGGGTGACCGCTGGCCTGCCTCCTCCCGGCTGCCGGACGTGCTGGCCTCCCTGCGGGCCGAGGGGGTGGCCGTCCACGCCCTTCCAACCGCGGCGCCTCCCCTCGAACTCCGCGCCCTGAGCCTCCCGGCCCGGGTGCCTGCCGGGCAGAGCTTCGCCCTCGGGGCCTCGCTGCGCGCCGCGGCGCCGACGACCCTGCGCGTCCACCTGCGGCGCGGCGACGACCCCATCTTCGAGGACACGCTGACCGTGCCCGCCGGAGACACCCGGCTCGCCCTGCCGCTGCGGGAGGACGGTCCCGGACTCGCCGGGTACACCCTGACCCTGCGGGGGGAGGGGGCAGAGGTGGGGGGACAGGCGGCCACCCGCGTCACCGCGCCCCCCCGCGTGGCCGTGGTCGGCGGGGACGCCGGGGCACGCCGCCTGCTCGCCCGCGCCCTCGGGGTGCAGGGGCTGGACGCCGCGCCTCTCGACCCGGCCCGGCTGAGGGCCGCCGACCTGGAGGGCTACCGGAGCCTCGCCCTCCTCGACGTGCCCGCCCGCGCGCTGGGCCCGGAGGTGCGGGCGGCGCTCACGGGCTGGGTGGGGCGGGGAGGCCACCTCGTGATCGGGGGCGGGCCGCGCGCCTTCGGGCCGGGGGGCTACCCGGGCACCGCCCTCGACGACCTCTCGCCGCTATCGAGCCGGGTGCCGCGCGACGCGCCCCGCCTCGCCCTGGGGCTGCTGCTCGACAAGTCGGGGTCCATGAACGAGCCCGTCGCGGGTGGTGTCACCAAGCTCGACCTCATCAAGGCGGCGGGCCTCGCGGCGGCGGGGCAGCTCCACCCCGGGGGCGACCTCGCGGTGATCGCCTTCGACACCTCGCCCAAGGTCGCCGTGCCACTGGGGCGGGTGGGCGACCCCGCCCGGGTCCGCTCCCAGATCGCCCGCATCGAGGCCGAGGGCGGCACCGTCGTGTGGCGGGCGCTGGAGGCGGGGCTCAAGCAACTGAACGCGTCGGGGGCGTCCACCAAGCACCTGATCCTGCTCACCGACGGCATCGACGGCGGCATCTTCAACCCGGGGGACTACGAGCGGCTGGTGCGCCGCATCCGCGCGACGGGGATCACCGTGAGCACGGTTTCGGTGGGGAGCGGA is part of the Deinococcus aestuarii genome and encodes:
- a CDS encoding AAA family ATPase is translated as MTHTAPDPLLARVDERLDALRRAKVAIHEVVVGQGEVVDQVLVALLAGGHVLVEGAPGMGKTLLVRTVADVFGLRMGRVQFTPDLMPADITGTLVLSPDERGVNRLEFMPGPIFAQLLLADEVNRATPKTQSALLEAMQEGTVTVAGEGRPLPRPFFVLATQNPIEQEGTYLLPEAQLDRFFFKVDVPFPDADVLGRILAQTTGLDAAQARACLTPVELLDAQRTVRALPVSPDVVEAVSRLIVSTQPSRPESGAEVRRYVRFGVSPRGAQTLVLAAKAQALLSGRAHVSLTDVRAVLLPSLRHRFQLNFEGVASGVDKDALLLRLLDAQAG
- a CDS encoding VWA domain-containing protein — encoded protein: MNFNQPGWLLLALLALLLAFLHRQRHAHRAAEVGSLHLWRRLGAEHAPEQARRPRLSAALLLQLLVLGLIALALARPSLGRDPAGGADTLVLLDASRAMRATDVRPDRFTAAAREAAGRLGGRVTVLLVGEHVTPLAVGRADREAVRRSLLASGATDGPADWEAAGRLVRSLRGEGRPRVVAFVAPSTAAPARSALAGLGAEVRTVGGAVTNAALTRFEVIPGRAEAPWTLRGAARLYGPPGERTLTVTLDGQLLARRRLALAPGAEAPFTLTFTPGRGGVLRASLDPDALPADDAVQAVLRPTPAPLRVALIGEAAGDVRRALLALPGAVLSPADTLDADADLVVVTRPGVTGKVSRPTLWLNTPRAAGPPLTPAGWNDRDPLGRGVAWASLTLRSAPARVTPWPDGTALLSAPAGPLVERREAGGVPEVRVNFPVEAGSWVRTPAWPVFLRNVALAARPEAGERVVRPCTVGDPCALPPGQPLTDPAGQAVGITESRFTPSRAGVYRIGGEPLAVNRLAGPEADLTASSRGERAGGTPSPTLPTGRTLRVLLLGLALALLLTEGVLMIRGEPALRRGRWAALRAPQRRMLALHALAAVLLGLALLDVPLPGPGRTRAAALVLPPEEAPPAGVPNTTRVWGTAAPRLTPPPRASSTGDLAAALELAAATLPADAERSVLLMGDRWPASSRLPDVLASLRAEGVAVHALPTAAPPLELRALSLPARVPAGQSFALGASLRAAAPTTLRVHLRRGDDPIFEDTLTVPAGDTRLALPLREDGPGLAGYTLTLRGEGAEVGGQAATRVTAPPRVAVVGGDAGARRLLARALGVQGLDAAPLDPARLRAADLEGYRSLALLDVPARALGPEVRAALTGWVGRGGHLVIGGGPRAFGPGGYPGTALDDLSPLSSRVPRDAPRLALGLLLDKSGSMNEPVAGGVTKLDLIKAAGLAAAGQLHPGGDLAVIAFDTSPKVAVPLGRVGDPARVRSQIARIEAEGGTVVWRALEAGLKQLNASGASTKHLILLTDGIDGGIFNPGDYERLVRRIRATGITVSTVSVGSGMHVPLMRDIARWGEGTFHLTLDWRDVPSLLAQDTLGQGGPAVTAKPTRVRWLGEASGAGPGVVGGYAHTSLRPGATLLARTPGGDPLAASWRVGLGRVTALGSGLAGSWVSAWTARPAYPAQVAALIRAEGGNQEAEALEPDGHDLIVRASSPTVTLEGPGGPRPVALRPDGAGGFVTRLEAPGPGGYSLPDAALGLPAPVSDPALPRRIAGATGGEVLASPARPAPRGGGWAWRPAWPAFALLALLSFLLGLAFRSLPEGRRVRG
- a CDS encoding ABC transporter substrate-binding protein — translated: MAQPGAGRRWGRWALAGALLLAGGAGAQAGTRSINVGLQAGGTLSWVTSAIGYFGIDRELGLRVNARTYASKDATRVALRSGDTQVVVDDFLEVTLLRGRGFPVTAVYPFSLLTGGVIVPAASDLRTVADLRGKTIGATSLTDKTLLLLRAFARAKAGFDPMTASQVASVPSPTMEQFMTRGEIQAGLPFWHHGARMVSGGKYRQLISTGELLRGLGLKPDVPLLYLVARNDTDPGTLRLFVKAVLLAEERMRRDDGYWDAMLKEGLYNLPDRAQLPALRAQWAAGLPKGWSAADLNNTLLLTRKMIEVAGPDVVGLTRLDTRAFNTRFRP
- a CDS encoding ABC transporter permease, which gives rise to MQRVQPRRAQAAPARRVRWGRWALPTLGLGLLVLAWPLASAALGPDVFPGLGDTLRFLAREAERGTLWTNVGITLWRVIAAFALALLLGAPLGWALGTHPRFAALASPWLAVGLTVPRILILLAAYLVVGLNERALVAAITLILLPTVAVQVREGVRSLDPRLADMARAFRVSPGRTLRHVTLPQLWPSLLGAARVTLSLSWKMVVFGEVFGRTSGVGYMIAFYFQQFEMRGILAYGLVMTLVLSAIDYGLAALGERVFAWRRAA
- a CDS encoding ABC transporter ATP-binding protein, whose amino-acid sequence is MTGSLDFRDVTVRYGSAPPVLAGLNLSVRPGEVVAVIGRSGCGKTTLLHLAAGLLKAQGGTVAFGGEARTGYVFQDARLLPWLSVGDNLRLTSPPERHPFIAAELSRVGLGGLERRYPGELSLGMAQRAAVARALLLRPNLLLLDEPFSALDELTAGELRAELAGLLRETRPTTLLVTHNPSEAVFLADRVVALAGTPAAVRGEVIVTLPRPRDPDDPSAAAVVRGVRRLLTRERVTA
- a CDS encoding DUF58 domain-containing protein, with translation MELPPALQQELARRRLTAPHARAQGGVGERPSRAKGAGIEFADHRPYQPGDDIRALDAVVTARLGTPVVREFVVSQQLPVLVVLDASASMRVGRPPKFGLAAGMAGALGFVGLAGGDAVQAVTFGAGVRVSPRLQGVNRATELLGWLGQARAEGKGTLEDALGRTAARAPKGALVILVGDFLSEDAVRALDTLHARGQEVLAVQVLAPEELEPERLRASPGRAEPLRLDDAEGGGSAVVTLDDATLTRYRRALDAWTAELRGSLARHGGRLVQVRADQPLGEVVLREFLARGIVR